The genomic DNA ggtagaatttagtgattcatcaggtACATATAACACACAGTACTCACCatatcaagtgccttccttaatacccatcatcagTTACTTCAtgcccccccccttcccctccaacaaccctcagtttgtttcctacaattaaaagtctcttatggttttgcATTCTCcaaattttaataattctatAGTGATAGGTCTCTCATTATCCATATTAAGATAGATATTTTGATGATTgtacaccttttattttttatttttttaataaaataattttttattggtgttcaatttaccaacatacagaataacacccagtgctcatcccatcaagtgtccccctcagtacccgtcacccagtcacccccaccccccgccctcctccccttccaccacccctagttcgtttcccagagttaggagtctttcatgttctgtctccctttctgatatttcccacacatttcttctcccttcccttatattccctttcactattatttataatccccaaataaatgagaacatacactgtttgtccttctccgattgacttacttcactcagcataataccttccagttccatccacgttgaagcaaatggtgggtatttgtcgtttctaatggctgaggaatattccattgtatacatagaccacatcttctttatccattcatctttcgatggacaccgaggctccttccacagtttggctattgtggacattgctgctagaaacatcggggtgcaggtgtcccggcatttcattgcatctgaatctttggggtaaatccccaacagtgcaattgctgggtcatagggcagatctatttttaactctttgaggaacctccacacagttttccagagtggccgcaacAGTTcagattcccaccaacagtgcaggagggttcccctttctccatatcctctccaacatttgtggtttcctgccttgttaattttccccattctcactggtgtgaggtggtatctcattgtggttttgatttgtatttccctgatggcaagtgatgcagagcattttctcatgtgcatgttggccatgtctatgtcttcctctgtgagatttctcttcatgtcttttgcccatttcatgattggattgtttgtttctttggtgttgagtttaagaagttctttatagatcttggaaactagccctttatctgatatgtcatttgcaaatatcttctcccattctgtaggttgtcttttagttttgttgactgtatcctttgctgtgcaaaagcttcttatcttgatgaagttttAGATTAGATAAAacatattcatttttatgtttaaagacACAAAAAATGTATTAGAAACATACATCATGGAACAGGCACAAGAACCTTGAAGATTTATTAATATCTTTACTGTTCATaattcgttctttttttttttaccctttgttcctttatttaagatgacaagtttctttttaaaggttaatttggttgttttaattttttttatttatttatgatagtcacagagagagagagagaggcagagacacaggcagagggagaagcaggctccatgcaccgggagcccgatgtgggattcgatcccgggtctccaggatcgcgtcccgggccaaaggcaggcaccaaaccgctgcgccacccagggatcccaatttggttgttttaaaaaattaattggttTATAGAAGTGCTGGCTTCATAATTCATTCTTACTAATAGGATACTTATATGATACTAATAGGGCAATCCcatattaaaaatctttaaaagttaattGTGTGTTAACACATTATCAGTTGCGAATTCCATTCTCTTCTATTTTGATAATGCTAGTTAAGATGATATACTGACTGCAGCTATTTAGGATTATCATCAACAGATAAGGATCGGCTTCCCTCAGCAGCCACCTATTTACCATCTACTATATGATCTTAAAAAAGGAGATAAGATATTTTAGCAACATCAAAAAAGATTACCCTGATCCTCACTGGAGACTTCTCAGGTACTTGTTAATAACCAGCACAACAGTGAAGCCCCAAGGAACTGATCCTTGAATACATGTTTCCAGCTAACAATGTcccttttttaatgaaaattattaagGAATCCACACATTGGAACCTTAAGAAGCAGACAATTCTTGGAGGGCAACAGCTCACCCAAAATGTTCTAATTTTCAGGTGATGACACAAAGTGTCCAGTGTCTAGCCAAGAAAACAAACCGAGGTTAATTTGAGAtctcttctcttttattaatTTGCTTTATTACTAATCTATATTATCATAGTTTGTTGTATTTACCAGCCTTAAATTGGtgagttttaataatttttaacagtGGAAATAGTTATCACAGTTACTTAATTGTCTTTTCCTATGATTACTTTTTGATCGAATTTTTTATAGAGATGGTTTAGTTATTTGACATGTGTATCATGAGAAGATTAAAACCAAGATACAAACATGTTGTACCTTTTTGCCTCAGCCCAGTGGAAAGAAGGCATAGTATTAGGATGGATCATAAATTAATGATTATTTCACTGTTAGAAAAACATAGAATTATCTTAATATgtacttattttcctctttagtagtatctctttttttaaagatcttatttatttattcatgagagacacagagagagagaggcagagacacaggcaagaggaagaagcaggctccatgcatagagcccgatgggagactcaatccagggactccaggatcactccctgggctgaaggcaggcactaaactgctgagccactcagggatccccccaataGTATCTTTTACATCTTTTCACTGCAAATGCCATATTCTGTTGTattactttatttcctttctccctaGAGCATGAATTTCCTGAAATCACACACTGTCTTATTAACCTAAAAAATACAATACCTATTGTACCTAGTACATGGTTGATATTCAATATATACTTTTGAATGAATGTTCAACTACAAGGGTAAATAAATGAACAGTCTCTCCAACGTTCTTGCAAAAGGCCTGTTTTTTGTGTTTTAGGAGATTAGAGATAGAGGTAGGCATGGGGAGTTATTGCTTAATAGTTATGGAGTTTCTATTTGTGGTgatgaaatatttggaaatatatagTGCTGATGGTTGTACAATGTAAGTACTTCAAAGGCACAATAAAAGAgcacaataaaatttttatcactgcttATATGACTGTTATGCTTCAAACATCACATTACAAACTAAATAGAGTCTGTGTAAGTTGAATCTCAGACTTTAGAAAAAGATAGATATGGATACTAAAGTTGAAAAGTGGCACAAATGCCTTAGAAGATGGAGAGTTTCTTATCAAAGACAATATACAATGAAAAAGTGGCTCAGGAAAAGATTGATGTGTTGTGTATGAGGGTAGACTGATtgctttcattccttttaaagTATCTAAAAACAAACACCTCAGATTCTATGGAAGGTAAGCCTGTGCCAAAGCATGAAGGCCAGCTGTTTGGTGAAAGATACTTTTCAACTCTGACTAACCTGAGTTTCCCTGGCTAGCATTAGCAGGAAACTCTGTGTCTGGGGAATTTGTATACGCACAAAGCATTGTTGGCTAAGTGAGGCAAACTAAAGGTCAGACTACCTCCATAGTAGCCCACAAAATCATTTACAGATGAAGTTCATCACTCAGAGAGTATCAGGGGGAAAATGCAAAGATCATCAGACATAACTGAATATATTACCTACAAAGGGTCATTTTTTGAAGCTATTCTTTGAGAAACTCATGTTACAGCTTTCCCATTGATACATCTCCTTTTAGACTTCTTAGAAAGAGTTACTTAGCAGTCCTCTCCATCTGTTTAAATCTCATGCCAGATCCAGAGTATCCTGGGCTGCCTCAGCCCATCTCTGGTCTAGGGTTGATACTCTTACTGCAAGCACTCTTGGTCTAAGAAAGTGCTAGCAATCAATCGatcaatatgtgtgtgtgtgtgtgtgtgtgtgtgtgtgtgttattctcAATATCTTGAAGCTATAAGCGAGTACATATTTTGGGGTCACTTTTCCTCTTTCCAGTGCTGGATGTTCTGTACATGGAATAACTTACTGGCTCTTACTGTCAAAAGTACTACTATAATGCCTCCTGACACTTTCCACAATGATTCAAAACCTACAGACCCATTAACAAGCCACATAATAGCCTTCCAGGAAGATAGTATTCTGTAGATTTAGCAGGTATAAATGTGTTGTTCTAAATACTTCAAAAACTTTTAGATAATACACGATACCTCTAGTCCAAGGATAAGATGTACTAGAGAAGGTGACagattaattttaacttttaccaTTGATCCTTGGGGTACATAGAGAGTCCAGCTACCTCCTTCCCATAAAAAAGCCAAATATTCTCAGACGGATCTGTTTGGTATTAATGCCATAGACCAGGGGGTTGAGAACAGGGGGCACAAGAAGGTAGAGATTTGCAAGTACAATGTGGACATGAGGAGGTACTTGGTGGCCAAAGCGGTgggtgaaaaaggaaaaaaaggcaggtACATAGAAAACAAGAATCACACAAATGTGAGCTCCACAAGTGCTAAATGCTCGGAATTGGGCATCCTTGGAGGGTAGGCGCAGCACTGCCCGAAGGATCAGGCCATAGGAGGTGGCAATGAGGACCACATCCATGCCAGTGACTGAAAGTGCCACAGTGAGACCATAAATGGTGTTGGGCTTGATGCTGGCACAAGCCAGCTTGGCAATGCCCATGTGCTCACAGTAGGTGTGGGGGATGATGTGATGTCCACAGAAGGGTAAGCGTTCGATGAGGATAACAAAGgggaagacaaagagaagacCACGGACCACACATGCCAGACCAATCTTCCCAATCACTGTAGCATTGAGGATGGATGTATAATGAAGCGGACGGCAGATAGCCACATAGCGGTCAAAAGCCATGGCCAGTAGAACTGCTGACTCTGTGGCAAAGATAGTGTGAACAAAAAACATTTGTGTGAGACAGCCATGGTAGGAAATTATGTGGGACCTGAGCCAGAAGATTGTTAGCATTTTGGGCAGTGTGGTAGAACAGAGAATCAGGTCGGTGATAGAAAGTAGGCACAGGAAGAGGTACACTGGCTCATGCAGAGTTCTATCTGTCATGATGATGTAGAGGATGGTGCCATTGCCAACCAGAGCAAGGATATACATGGAGCAGAAGGGTATGGCAGCCCACATGTGCTggtcttgcatcccagggattcCAAGTAGAATAAATGTGGAGGGATGGAAGGCAGTGTCATTGGTGACCGATGCAGAAAGCATAATGATGAAGAGAACACAAGGCCTTATCTTCCTAAAAGTggtttagaaaatgaaatgaatcatCCTTGATGTAATTTATTCCTCCCACATATCCATTCAATTTCTTGCCTCTCTTTCATTCCCACCAATTCTATTCCAATTCATGCCTTCCTCATTTCTTGCGTAGGGGTATTAAAACAGCTTTCTAAGTAATATGCCTACTTTTAGGGCTTCCAT from Canis aureus isolate CA01 chromosome 23, VMU_Caureus_v.1.0, whole genome shotgun sequence includes the following:
- the LOC144294783 gene encoding olfactory receptor 52D1-like, with translation MLSASVTNDTAFHPSTFILLGIPGMQDQHMWAAIPFCSMYILALVGNGTILYIIMTDRTLHEPVYLFLCLLSITDLILCSTTLPKMLTIFWLRSHIISYHGCLTQMFFVHTIFATESAVLLAMAFDRYVAICRPLHYTSILNATVIGKIGLACVVRGLLFVFPFVILIERLPFCGHHIIPHTYCEHMGIAKLACASIKPNTIYGLTVALSVTGMDVVLIATSYGLILRAVLRLPSKDAQFRAFSTCGAHICVILVFYVPAFFSFFTHRFGHQVPPHVHIVLANLYLLVPPVLNPLVYGINTKQIRLRIFGFFMGRR